From the genome of Fusobacterium varium, one region includes:
- the prmA gene encoding Ribosomal protein L11 methyltransferase: protein MKVVEIKVIYESDDIEKATKEISDIFYDFGVTGLKIEEPLSHKNPLDFYKNEKDFLMVDHAISAYFPLNPYSEKRKNAILERFQEQFSERDDIIYTVDFYEYDEEDYQNSWKKYLFPEKVSEKFVVKPTWREYEPEDDELIIELDPGRAFGTGSHPTTSLCLKLMEENIKEGDSVIDVGTGSGILMIAADRLGASEIYGTDIDELAVESAKENLELNKIDENKAKVFKGDLISVVENKKFDVVVANILADVLLILLNDISKVVKKDGLIIFSGIIEDKCELLKKEVEALGFNILEVKADREWRAMLIKAN, encoded by the coding sequence ATGAAAGTAGTAGAAATAAAAGTAATTTATGAAAGTGATGATATAGAAAAAGCTACAAAAGAAATATCAGATATATTTTATGATTTTGGAGTTACAGGATTGAAGATAGAGGAACCTCTTTCTCATAAAAATCCATTGGACTTTTATAAAAATGAAAAAGATTTTTTAATGGTGGATCATGCTATATCAGCTTATTTTCCATTGAATCCGTATTCTGAAAAAAGAAAAAATGCCATATTAGAAAGATTTCAAGAGCAATTTTCAGAAAGAGATGATATAATATATACTGTTGATTTTTATGAGTATGATGAAGAGGATTATCAAAATAGTTGGAAAAAATATCTTTTTCCTGAAAAAGTTAGTGAAAAATTTGTAGTTAAGCCCACTTGGAGAGAATATGAACCAGAAGATGATGAACTTATAATAGAACTTGATCCAGGAAGAGCTTTTGGAACGGGTTCACACCCTACAACATCTCTTTGCCTTAAATTAATGGAAGAAAACATTAAAGAGGGCGACAGTGTTATAGATGTAGGAACAGGGTCAGGAATATTGATGATAGCAGCTGATAGACTTGGGGCTTCTGAAATATATGGTACAGATATTGATGAACTAGCTGTAGAATCAGCAAAAGAAAATCTTGAACTTAATAAAATAGATGAAAATAAAGCTAAAGTGTTTAAAGGTGATCTTATATCTGTAGTTGAGAATAAAAAATTTGATGTAGTAGTAGCTAATATCTTAGCTGATGTACTTTTAATTCTATTAAATGATATATCTAAAGTAGTGAAAAAAGATGGTTTAATAATTTTTTCTGGAATTATTGAAGATAAATGTGAACTTTTGAAAAAGGAAGTAGAAGCATTAGGATTTAATATATTAGAAGTAAAAGCTGATAGAGAATGGAGAGCAATGCTCATAAAAGCTAACTAA
- the cmk gene encoding Cytidylate kinase yields the protein MKEFIVTVDGPAGSGKSTIAKIVAAKYGLTYLDTGAMYRMIALYALENDINLEDEKSVEIMLENAKLDIVGNRFFLNGKDVSEKIRTPEVSRIVSPVAAIKAVRVKLVELQREISKGKRTILDGRDIGTVVFPNAQVKIFLVASPEERARRRLNEYKEKGIEADFESVIASIKERDYIDSTRKESPLMKADDAVEIDSSIMTIEEVVKAISECIDRKVN from the coding sequence ATGAAAGAATTCATAGTAACAGTAGATGGACCAGCAGGAAGTGGAAAAAGTACAATAGCTAAGATAGTTGCAGCTAAGTATGGACTTACATATTTAGATACGGGAGCAATGTATAGAATGATTGCTCTCTATGCTTTGGAAAATGATATAAATCTTGAAGATGAAAAAAGTGTAGAAATAATGCTGGAAAATGCAAAACTGGATATTGTAGGAAATAGATTTTTTCTTAATGGAAAAGATGTATCTGAAAAAATAAGAACTCCTGAAGTAAGTAGAATAGTTTCACCTGTTGCAGCCATCAAAGCTGTAAGGGTAAAATTAGTGGAATTACAAAGAGAAATAAGTAAGGGGAAGAGAACTATTTTAGATGGGAGAGATATTGGAACAGTAGTTTTTCCAAATGCTCAAGTAAAAATATTTTTGGTTGCTTCTCCAGAGGAAAGAGCTAGAAGAAGACTCAATGAATATAAAGAGAAAGGAATAGAAGCTGATTTCGAATCTGTAATAGCTTCTATAAAAGAAAGAGATTATATAGACTCAACGAGAAAAGAGAGTCCTCTTATGAAAGCAGATGATGCCGTTGAAATAGACAGCAGTATTATGACAATTGAAGAAGTAGTTAAAGCTATATCTGAGTGTATAGACAGGAAGGTAAATTAA
- the waaA gene encoding 3-deoxy-D-manno-octulosonic-acid transferase gives MLYNIIRILIMPFLYMYMLINKEKKEFFLKRINQNLDVLKKEEYIWVHCSSVGEVNLSEALVKKILIEREERILLTVMTDTGMATAKDKYKNNNRVDILYFPLDEKKVIKDILERIKLKILILIETEIWPNLIIECHKKGKVIIVNGRISDRSFGRYEKLSFYLKKLFKDIDGFYMQSKLDSERIIKIGAEDDKVETSGNLKFDIDLEVFDEKTKEELKKSLGVCGRKIFIAGSTRTGENEIILEVFKKLTDTLLILVPRHIERVPVIEELIKKEKLSYRKYSKIDSDNFEKTDIILVDKIGVLRKLYSVADIVFVGGTLVNIGGHSLLEPLFYGKTPIFGPYLQNVKDISKEILRKNIGYKVENIEEFVETINKIEENSDIYKKNIDAFFEENNRTADKILKKIDKLLEVED, from the coding sequence ATGTTGTACAACATTATAAGAATACTTATTATGCCATTTTTATATATGTATATGCTTATAAATAAAGAAAAAAAAGAATTTTTTCTCAAAAGAATAAATCAAAATCTTGATGTATTAAAAAAAGAAGAATATATTTGGGTGCATTGTTCTTCAGTAGGAGAAGTGAATCTTTCAGAAGCTTTAGTAAAAAAGATACTTATTGAAAGAGAAGAGAGAATATTACTCACAGTGATGACAGATACTGGAATGGCTACAGCAAAAGATAAATATAAAAATAATAATAGAGTGGATATATTGTATTTTCCTTTAGATGAAAAAAAAGTCATAAAAGATATATTGGAAAGAATAAAGTTAAAAATTCTTATTCTTATTGAAACAGAGATATGGCCTAATCTTATCATTGAATGTCATAAAAAAGGAAAAGTGATAATAGTCAATGGAAGAATATCAGATAGAAGTTTTGGAAGATATGAAAAATTAAGCTTTTATCTTAAAAAACTTTTTAAAGATATAGATGGATTTTATATGCAGTCAAAACTTGATAGTGAAAGAATAATTAAAATAGGAGCAGAAGATGATAAAGTAGAAACTTCTGGGAATTTAAAATTTGATATAGATTTAGAGGTATTTGATGAAAAAACTAAAGAGGAGCTGAAAAAATCTTTAGGAGTATGTGGGAGAAAAATTTTTATTGCTGGAAGTACAAGAACTGGAGAGAATGAAATCATACTTGAAGTGTTCAAAAAACTAACAGATACCTTGCTAATATTGGTGCCAAGACATATAGAAAGAGTCCCTGTAATAGAGGAACTGATAAAAAAAGAGAAACTAAGTTATAGAAAATATAGTAAAATAGATAGTGACAATTTTGAAAAAACTGATATAATACTTGTGGATAAAATTGGTGTATTAAGAAAGTTATATTCAGTTGCTGATATAGTATTTGTAGGTGGAACTCTTGTAAATATAGGAGGACATAGTCTTTTGGAGCCACTGTTTTATGGAAAGACACCAATATTTGGACCATATTTACAAAATGTAAAGGACATTTCAAAAGAAATACTGAGAAAAAATATAGGGTACAAGGTAGAAAATATAGAGGAATTTGTAGAAACTATAAATAAAATAGAAGAAAATAGTGATATATATAAGAAAAATATAGATGCTTTTTTTGAAGAAAATAATAGAACAGCTGATAAAATTTTGAAAAAAATAGATAAGCTTTTAGAAGTGGAGGATTAA
- the trmB gene encoding tRNA (guanine-N(7)-)-methyltransferase, with translation MAVRYPDRNHIGLELRFKRLVLSATKVKRDNSKNVLFLRRRGEEILSFIAENEIEGVYVNFPDPWEENEKNRVVQESFFKTLDIVLKKGGKFFFKTDHDKYYQDIIELVNSIEGYEVVYHTSDLHNSEKVVDNIKTEFEQLFLCKHNKNINYIEIEKTK, from the coding sequence ATGGCAGTGAGATATCCAGACAGAAACCATATAGGACTTGAACTTAGATTTAAAAGATTAGTACTTTCTGCAACTAAAGTAAAAAGGGATAATTCTAAAAATGTTTTATTTTTAAGGCGAAGAGGAGAGGAGATACTTTCTTTTATTGCTGAAAATGAAATAGAAGGAGTATATGTAAATTTTCCTGATCCATGGGAAGAAAATGAAAAAAATAGAGTAGTGCAGGAAAGTTTTTTTAAAACACTTGATATAGTATTAAAAAAAGGTGGTAAATTTTTCTTTAAAACTGATCATGATAAATATTACCAAGATATCATTGAACTTGTAAATTCAATAGAAGGATATGAAGTAGTGTATCATACATCAGATCTTCATAATAGTGAAAAAGTGGTAGATAATATAAAAACTGAATTTGAGCAGCTGTTTTTGTGTAAACATAATAAAAATATCAATTATATTGAGATAGAAAAAACAAAATAA
- the purA_1 gene encoding Adenylosuccinate synthetase, translated as MAGYVVVGTQWGDEGKGKIIDVLANKADYVVRFQGGNNAGHTVVVNGEKFVLHLLPSGMLHGNGKCIIGPGVVVDPKVLLKELDTLETKGAKIDHLFISDRAHIIMPYHVRMDELCEENSGEYKIGTTKRGIGPCYADKINRVGIRAVDLLDMDIFAAKLKRGLEAKNLIFTKIYEAEPLSFDTIFEEYRGYADRLKHRIIDSIPEINKALDEDKLVLFEGAQAMMLDINYGTYPYVTSSSPTTGGVTTGAGISPRK; from the coding sequence ATGGCAGGATATGTAGTAGTTGGTACCCAGTGGGGAGATGAGGGAAAAGGAAAAATAATAGATGTTTTAGCAAACAAGGCTGATTATGTAGTTAGATTTCAGGGTGGAAATAACGCAGGACATACAGTAGTAGTAAATGGAGAGAAGTTTGTATTACATTTATTACCATCTGGAATGCTTCATGGAAATGGAAAATGTATAATAGGTCCAGGAGTTGTTGTTGATCCTAAAGTATTATTGAAAGAATTAGACACTCTTGAAACTAAGGGAGCAAAAATAGACCATCTTTTTATAAGTGACAGGGCTCATATAATAATGCCTTATCATGTGAGAATGGACGAGTTATGCGAGGAAAATAGTGGAGAATATAAAATAGGAACTACTAAAAGAGGAATTGGACCTTGCTATGCTGATAAGATCAATAGAGTAGGAATAAGAGCAGTAGATCTTTTAGATATGGATATTTTTGCTGCTAAATTAAAAAGAGGACTTGAAGCTAAAAATTTAATATTTACTAAGATATATGAGGCAGAACCTTTATCTTTTGATACTATTTTTGAAGAATATAGAGGATATGCAGATAGACTTAAACATAGAATAATAGATTCTATTCCTGAAATAAATAAAGCTTTAGATGAAGATAAATTAGTTCTTTTTGAAGGGGCTCAAGCTATGATGCTTGATATAAACTATGGAACATATCCTTATGTTACATCATCATCACCTACTACAGGAGGAGTAACTACAGGAGCAGGAATATCTCCTAGAAAATAA
- the purA_2 gene encoding Adenylosuccinate synthetase gives MKAYTTRVGEGPFVTELTDELGEQLRKTGFEYGATTGRPRRCGWLDLVVGKYAVDINGLTDIVITKIDVLSGLETVKICVAYDIDGKRYTSVPASTEILSRAIPVYEELPGWKEDITQMKNYDELPENCKKYIKRMEEILGCPISVVSVGPDRTQNIHIREI, from the coding sequence ATGAAAGCATATACAACAAGAGTAGGGGAAGGACCATTTGTAACTGAACTTACAGATGAGCTTGGAGAACAATTAAGAAAAACTGGATTTGAATATGGAGCAACAACTGGAAGACCTAGAAGATGTGGTTGGTTAGATCTTGTAGTAGGAAAATATGCTGTAGATATTAATGGACTTACGGATATAGTTATAACTAAAATAGATGTTTTAAGTGGACTAGAAACTGTAAAAATATGTGTCGCATATGATATAGATGGAAAGAGATATACATCTGTTCCAGCATCAACAGAGATTTTAAGCAGGGCAATACCAGTATATGAAGAATTGCCTGGTTGGAAGGAAGATATCACTCAAATGAAAAATTATGATGAACTTCCAGAAAATTGTAAAAAGTATATCAAAAGAATGGAAGAGATTTTGGGTTGTCCAATAAGTGTTGTATCAGTAGGACCAGATAGAACACAAAATATTCATATAAGAGAAATTTAA
- a CDS encoding putative DNA-binding protein, whose protein sequence is MMELDEFLEVSTLLDYYKNLLSDKQREYLINHFEEDLSLSEIAKNNNVSRQAVYDNIKEGSNY, encoded by the coding sequence ATGATGGAGTTAGATGAGTTTTTAGAAGTTTCAACTCTTTTAGATTATTATAAAAATCTTCTTAGTGATAAACAGAGAGAATATCTTATAAATCACTTCGAGGAAGATCTCTCACTATCTGAAATTGCTAAAAATAATAATGTGAGTAGACAAGCTGTTTATGATAATATAAAAGAGGGATCAAATTATTGA
- the ffh gene encoding Fifty-four homolog, which yields MLDNLGSRFQEIFKKVRGHGKLSESNIKEALKEVRMSLLEADVNYKVVKDFTNKILEKSVGTDVLKGINPGQQFIKVVNDELVELLGGTNSRLTKGVRNPTVLMLSGLQGAGKTTFAVKLANYLKKQGESVLMVGADVYRPAAIKQLQVLGEQINVPVYAEEDNKDTVAICEHGLAKAKELNSTYMIIDTAGRLHIDEKLMEELRSIKKAVRPQEILLVVDAMIGQDAVNLAEAFNNVLSIDGIVLTKLDGDTRGGAALSIKSVVGKPIKFVGVGERIDDIELFHPERLVSRILGMGDVVSLVEKAQSAIDEDDAKSLEEKIRTQKFDLNDFLKQLQNIKKLGSLGSILKMIPGMGQIGDIAPAEKEMKKVEAIIQSMTKEERKKPDILKASRKKRIALGSGTEVADVNRLLKQFEQMKGMMKMFSGGKMPQFPGMKGGKGGRFPF from the coding sequence ATGTTAGATAATTTAGGTTCTAGATTTCAGGAAATTTTTAAAAAAGTAAGAGGTCATGGAAAACTAAGTGAAAGTAATATAAAAGAAGCTTTGAAAGAAGTAAGAATGTCATTATTAGAAGCAGATGTCAATTACAAAGTAGTAAAGGATTTTACAAATAAGATACTTGAAAAATCTGTTGGAACAGATGTATTGAAAGGAATAAATCCAGGACAGCAATTTATCAAGGTTGTTAATGACGAACTTGTTGAACTTCTCGGTGGAACAAATTCAAGGCTTACTAAGGGAGTGAGAAACCCTACTGTATTGATGCTTTCAGGGTTACAAGGGGCAGGAAAAACTACTTTTGCAGTAAAATTGGCTAATTATTTGAAAAAACAGGGAGAATCTGTTTTGATGGTAGGAGCTGATGTATATAGACCAGCAGCTATAAAACAACTTCAGGTGCTGGGGGAACAAATAAATGTTCCTGTATATGCAGAAGAGGATAATAAAGATACAGTAGCTATCTGTGAACATGGATTGGCTAAAGCAAAGGAATTGAACTCAACTTACATGATAATAGATACAGCTGGAAGACTTCATATAGATGAAAAACTTATGGAAGAGCTTAGAAGCATAAAAAAAGCTGTAAGACCTCAAGAAATATTGTTAGTAGTAGATGCTATGATAGGGCAAGATGCTGTTAATCTAGCAGAAGCTTTTAACAATGTACTTAGTATAGATGGAATAGTACTTACAAAATTAGATGGAGATACAAGAGGGGGAGCAGCTCTTTCCATTAAATCAGTTGTAGGAAAACCTATTAAATTTGTAGGTGTTGGAGAAAGAATAGATGATATAGAACTTTTTCACCCAGAAAGACTTGTATCAAGAATTTTAGGAATGGGAGATGTAGTATCACTAGTTGAAAAGGCACAAAGTGCTATAGATGAAGATGATGCAAAGTCCTTGGAAGAGAAGATAAGAACACAGAAATTTGACTTAAATGACTTCTTAAAACAACTTCAAAATATAAAAAAATTAGGCTCTCTTGGAAGTATTCTAAAAATGATTCCAGGAATGGGACAAATAGGAGATATAGCTCCTGCTGAAAAAGAAATGAAAAAAGTAGAAGCTATAATTCAATCAATGACTAAAGAGGAAAGAAAAAAGCCTGATATACTTAAAGCAAGTAGAAAGAAAAGAATAGCTTTAGGAAGTGGAACAGAGGTTGCTGATGTTAATAGACTTTTGAAGCAATTTGAACAGATGAAAGGTATGATGAAAATGTTCAGTGGTGGAAAGATGCCACAATTTCCAGGAATGAAAGGTGGAAAGGGAGGAAGATTCCCTTTTTAA
- the rpsP gene encoding 30S ribosomal protein S16, with the protein MLKLRLTRLGDKKRPSYRIVAMEALSKRDGQAIAYLGNYFPLEDSRVVLKEEEIIKFLSNGAQPTRTVKSILVKAGVWAKFEEAKRK; encoded by the coding sequence ATGTTAAAATTAAGACTTACAAGATTAGGAGACAAAAAAAGACCTTCTTATAGAATTGTAGCTATGGAAGCTTTATCAAAAAGAGATGGGCAAGCTATCGCTTACTTAGGAAACTATTTCCCATTAGAAGATTCTAGAGTAGTATTAAAAGAAGAAGAAATCATTAAATTCCTAAGCAATGGAGCACAACCTACTAGAACTGTAAAATCAATTTTAGTTAAGGCTGGAGTATGGGCAAAATTCGAAGAAGCTAAAAGAAAATAG
- the yhgF_1 gene encoding Tex-like protein N-terminal domain: protein MEKIYNVVAKNLGLKISQVTNTMQLLDEGATVPFISRYRKEVTENLDEIEIGKILETVTYLRNLEKRKEEVIRLIEEQGKLTEEIQKSIEIAEKLQEVEDIYFPYRKKRKTKADVAKERGLEPLADEMMKLSSMEKVMEKAGEFITEEVPTVEEAVEGAMLIIAQNISETPIYREQIREIMLKSGILVTKETKKAKELDIKKVYGDYYEYKEPVSKIPPHRILAVNRGEKEDILSVSVTLDEMSRNRVENLILKDFLNKNLKETYLKIIGDSLDRLILPSIEREVRNILTDKAELEAIAVFKENLKIF, encoded by the coding sequence ATGGAAAAAATATATAATGTAGTAGCCAAAAACTTAGGATTAAAAATTTCACAAGTTACTAATACAATGCAACTTTTAGATGAAGGAGCAACTGTCCCTTTCATTTCAAGGTATAGAAAAGAAGTAACTGAAAATTTAGATGAAATAGAAATAGGGAAAATACTTGAAACTGTAACTTATCTTAGAAACTTGGAAAAAAGAAAAGAAGAAGTAATAAGATTAATTGAAGAACAGGGAAAATTAACTGAAGAAATACAAAAAAGTATTGAAATAGCTGAAAAGCTTCAAGAAGTGGAAGATATATATTTTCCATATAGAAAGAAAAGAAAAACCAAAGCTGATGTGGCTAAAGAAAGAGGACTGGAACCTCTTGCTGATGAAATGATGAAACTTTCATCAATGGAAAAAGTAATGGAAAAAGCTGGTGAATTCATAACAGAAGAAGTTCCTACTGTGGAAGAAGCTGTAGAAGGTGCTATGCTTATAATTGCTCAAAATATATCTGAAACTCCTATATATAGAGAACAGATTAGAGAAATAATGCTTAAATCTGGAATTTTAGTTACAAAGGAAACTAAAAAGGCCAAAGAACTAGACATCAAAAAAGTATATGGAGATTATTATGAATATAAAGAACCTGTATCTAAAATACCTCCACATAGAATACTTGCAGTAAATAGAGGAGAAAAAGAGGATATTTTATCAGTTTCCGTAACTCTTGATGAAATGAGCAGAAATAGAGTAGAAAATTTGATACTCAAGGATTTTCTTAACAAAAATCTAAAAGAAACTTATCTCAAAATAATAGGAGATTCTTTAGACAGACTTATTCTTCCTTCAATAGAGAGAGAAGTAAGGAATATTCTTACTGATAAGGCTGAGCTTGAAGCAATAGCTGTATTTAAAGAAAATCTTAAAATCTTTTAA
- the yhgF_2 gene encoding 30S ribosomal protein S1: MQAPLKEKNILALDPGYRTGCKVAVIDKNGFYREKDVFFLVEEMHSPKQLAEAEKRIVEYAKKYEIDIIVIGNGTASRETESFVANVIKKNHLSVKYLIANEAGASIYSASKIAAEEFPDLDVTVRGAISIGRRVQDPLAELVKIDPKSIGVGMYQHDVNQGRLDESLDSVITYVVNNVGANLNTASWALLSHISGIKKNIAKNIVEYRKENGNFKNRKELLKVKGVGAKAYEQMAGFLVIPDGENVLDNTIIHPESYHIAKEILEKVGFTLENYREDLNGAREKLKSFDYTSFAKEKEYGVETVKDIYQSLIRDRRDPRDSFEKPLLKSDILKIENLQVGMEIEGTVRNVVKFGAFVDIGLKNDALLHISEISNKFIDDPSKVLSVGQIIKVRIKDVDKERERVALTKKEI; the protein is encoded by the coding sequence ATGCAGGCTCCTTTGAAAGAAAAGAATATATTAGCACTTGATCCTGGATATAGAACAGGGTGTAAGGTAGCAGTTATAGACAAAAATGGATTTTATAGAGAAAAAGATGTATTTTTTCTTGTTGAAGAGATGCACTCTCCAAAACAATTAGCTGAAGCTGAAAAAAGAATAGTAGAGTATGCAAAAAAATATGAAATAGATATAATTGTTATAGGAAATGGAACTGCTTCAAGAGAAACTGAAAGTTTTGTTGCAAATGTTATAAAGAAAAATCATCTTTCTGTAAAATATCTTATAGCAAATGAAGCTGGAGCATCTATATATTCTGCATCTAAAATAGCAGCAGAAGAGTTTCCTGATTTAGATGTAACTGTAAGAGGTGCTATTTCTATTGGTAGAAGAGTACAAGATCCACTTGCTGAACTTGTAAAGATAGATCCTAAATCAATAGGTGTAGGAATGTATCAGCATGATGTTAATCAGGGACGTCTTGATGAATCTCTTGATTCTGTAATAACTTATGTAGTAAATAATGTAGGAGCTAACCTTAATACAGCTTCTTGGGCATTGTTATCTCATATATCAGGAATAAAAAAGAACATAGCTAAAAATATTGTTGAATATAGAAAAGAAAATGGAAATTTTAAAAATAGAAAAGAACTTCTTAAAGTAAAAGGTGTAGGAGCAAAAGCTTATGAACAAATGGCAGGATTCCTTGTTATACCTGATGGAGAAAATGTACTTGATAATACAATAATTCACCCAGAATCTTATCATATAGCTAAAGAAATATTGGAAAAAGTAGGATTTACATTAGAAAATTATAGAGAAGATTTAAATGGTGCAAGAGAAAAATTAAAATCTTTTGATTATACTTCATTTGCCAAAGAAAAAGAATATGGTGTAGAAACTGTAAAAGATATATACCAATCTCTTATCAGAGATAGAAGAGATCCAAGAGATAGCTTTGAAAAACCTTTATTGAAGTCAGATATACTTAAAATAGAAAATTTACAAGTTGGAATGGAAATAGAAGGAACAGTGAGAAATGTTGTTAAATTTGGGGCTTTTGTGGATATTGGACTAAAAAATGATGCTTTACTTCATATTTCTGAAATATCTAATAAATTCATAGATGATCCAAGCAAAGTCCTTTCAGTAGGACAAATTATAAAAGTAAGGATTAAAGATGTAGATAAAGAAAGAGAGAGAGTGGCGTTAACTAAAAAGGAGATTTAA